TGTCTTTGTCCTCAGATCGAGGTCGACCTAAGGAGACATGCAGTAGTTGAACCGGCGCGACAGCACGACGGGATATAGGATGAAGGACCAGGCAATCCGCGACATCGTTCTCTGGATGTCGGACGAGGGAATTCGCGGCCTTAAGGAGCAGGACCTTCTCGCGGGCTTCTGCGACCAGTGCCACGCCGCCGGTGTCCACATCGACCGCGCCCTTGGGCTCATCGACACCCTCCACCCGGAGTTCGAGGGCCGCGCCTTTCAGTGGAACACCGAAAGCGATGACGTACCGGACGTCGTGCATTACGGGTCGACGAGCGGCGGCGAGGCACAGGAAAACTGGCAGCGCTCCGTGTTCTTCCACATGCTCCAGGACAACGAAACCGAGCGCCGCATCCGTCTTGCCGAGGAGCCGCATATTCCCTTCACCATGTTCGACAAGCTGAAATCCGAAGGGCAGACCGACTGCTTCGGCCTGATCCATCATTTCACCGACCGTGGCCGCGTCGGACAGATGGATTGCTTCTACTCCTACTGGACGACGAAGAGACGCGGAGGCTTCGACGACGACGACCTCCATGCGCTGCGAACGCTCGTGCCGACGCTTGCGCTCGCCGTGAAGGCGGCCTCCTGCGTCCGCATCATCGGCACGCTCGCAGATGTCTATCTCGGCCAGGACGCCGGTCGGCGGGTGGTCGAAGGCAGCATCGAACGGGGCGCGGCCGAACGCATAGAGGCGGTCATGTGGTTCTCAGACCTGCGCAACTACACGCGCATCGCCGAGAGCGTCGCGCCGGAGGAGGTCATTCCCTTCCTCAACGACTATTCCGGCACGGTCATTGCCGCGATCGAGGACCATGGCGGCAGCGTGCTGAAGCTGATCGGCGACGGGGTCCTCGCCATCTTCAACGGCCGCAAGCCGGCCGACGCCTGCAACGCGGCGATCGCCGCCGAGCGGCAGCTGCGCATCATGCTCGCCGACCTGAACGAGCGACGGCTCGAGGAAGGAAAACCGACCACGGACGTCTATCTCGGGCTGCACATCGGCGAGGTCTTCTATGGAAACATCGGCAGCCAGAACCGGCTCGATTTCACCGTGGTCGGCCCCGCCGTCAACGAAGTGAGCCGCATCGTCTCGATGTGCCGCTCTGTCGAACGCCACGTCATCATGTCTTCGGAATTCGTCGAGGCCTCCCCGGCCGCGCATCGCGCCAATGCCGTTTCGCTCGGTCGCTTCGCGCTTCGCGGCGTCGCGAGGGCGAAGGAGCTCTTTACCTGGGATCCGGAGATTACGGGCGGTTGAGGCTATTGAAGCTTTGGGCACGTCTCCGAGCGCTGCAGCCCTCTCC
This DNA window, taken from Sinorhizobium fredii NGR234, encodes the following:
- a CDS encoding adenylate/guanylate cyclase domain-containing protein, producing MKDQAIRDIVLWMSDEGIRGLKEQDLLAGFCDQCHAAGVHIDRALGLIDTLHPEFEGRAFQWNTESDDVPDVVHYGSTSGGEAQENWQRSVFFHMLQDNETERRIRLAEEPHIPFTMFDKLKSEGQTDCFGLIHHFTDRGRVGQMDCFYSYWTTKRRGGFDDDDLHALRTLVPTLALAVKAASCVRIIGTLADVYLGQDAGRRVVEGSIERGAAERIEAVMWFSDLRNYTRIAESVAPEEVIPFLNDYSGTVIAAIEDHGGSVLKLIGDGVLAIFNGRKPADACNAAIAAERQLRIMLADLNERRLEEGKPTTDVYLGLHIGEVFYGNIGSQNRLDFTVVGPAVNEVSRIVSMCRSVERHVIMSSEFVEASPAAHRANAVSLGRFALRGVARAKELFTWDPEITGG